One window from the genome of Epinephelus moara isolate mb chromosome 5, YSFRI_EMoa_1.0, whole genome shotgun sequence encodes:
- the htt gene encoding huntingtin isoform X5 yields MATMEKLMKAFESLKSFQQQQGPPTAEELVQRQKKEQATTKKDRVTHCLTICENIVAQSLRTSPEFQKLLGIAMEMFLLCSDDSESDVRMVADECLNKIIKALMDSNLPRLQLELYKEIKKNGASRSLRAALWRFAELAHLIRPQKCRPYLVNLLPCLSRITKRQEETVQETLAAAMPKIMAALGHFANDGEIKVLLKSFVANLKSSSPTIRRTAASSAVSVCQHSRRTSYFYTWLLNVLLGLLVPVDEEHPSHLILGVLLTLRYLMPLLQQQVNTTSLKGSFGVMRKEADVQPTPEQLLQVYELTLHYTQHWDHNVVTAALELLQQMFRTPPPELLHMLITAGSIARGTVFRQDTESRARSGSILELIGKMLSGEEDGLEDDAERTEVTTGAFTASVVGAEGSTAAQVDIITEQPRSSQHTLQPGDSVDLSASSEQGGGGGGTSASDTPESPNDNEEEMLSRSSSGGANITPETADYTTPENATPEGGPLGEGGTLLSTNDRSLPPSDSSQTTTEGPDSAVTPSDVAELVLDGSESQYSGMQIGTLQDEEDEGAAPASQEEPPEPFLQSALALSKPHLFEGRGHNRQGSDSSVDRFIPKDEPAEPEPDNKPSRIKGPIGHYTDQGAEPLVHCVRLLAASFLLTGQKNGLTPDKEVRVSVKALALSCVGAAAALHPEAFFNSLYLEPLDGIPVEEQQYISDILGFIDHGDPQIRGATAILCAAIIQAALTKTRYNIHTWLASVQSATGNPLSLVDLVPLLQKTLKDESSVTCKMACSAVRHCLMTVCSSTLSELGLQLLINLLALRDSSYWLVRTELLETLAEMDFRLVHFLERKTETLHKGDHHYTGRLQLQDRVLNDVVICLLGDDDPRVRHVAASAVSRLVPRLFYDCDQGQVDPVVAIARDQSSVYLQLLMHETQPPSQFTVSTITRTYRGYNLSNNVSDVTIENNLSRVVTAVSHAFTSSTSRALTFGCCEALCLLASNFPVCNWSTGWHCGYVSSSSSFSSRSSLNRSRGRALSVSQPSSAPASSTTSSSAPETERRTLTVGMANMVLSLLSSAWFPLDLSSHQDALLLSGNLIAAVAPKCMRNPWAGEEEGSSGSTNTSGGPNKMEEPWAGLSERSLVAMVEQVFSHLLKILNICAHVLEDTPPGPAVKATLPSLSNTPSLSPIRRKGKEKDTTEPSAAPMSPKKSNEVNTARPAESTGSTTVNKSTTLGNFYHLPPYLKLYDVLKATHANYKVTLDLHSNQEKFGSFLRSTLDVLSQLLELATLHDISKCVEEILGYLKSCFSREPTMATVCVQQLLKTLFGTNLASQYEGYLSGPSRSQGKALRLGSSSLRPGLYHYCFMAPYTHFTQALADASLRNMVQAEQEQDTSGWFDVMQKASNQLRSNIANATRHRGDKNAIHNHIRLFEPLVIKALKQYTTSTSVALQRQVLDLLAQLVQLRVNYCLLDSDQVFIGFVLKQFEYIEVGQFRDSEAIIPNIFFFLVLLSYERYHSKQIISIPKIIQLCDGIMASGRKAVTHAIPALQPIVHDLFVLRGSNKADAGKELDTQKEVVVSMLLRLVQYHQVLEMFILVLQQCHKENEDKWKRLSRQIADVILPMIAKQQMHLDSPEALGVLNTLFETVAPSSLRPVDMLLKSMFTTPATMASVATVQLWVSGILAVLRVLVSQSTEDIVLSRVHELSLTPHLLSCHTIRRLHQQSPSPSDPPPADTLGNQEPNGEAQKALPEETFARFLLQLVGVLLDDISSRQVKVDITEQQHTFYCQQLGTLLMCLIHVFKSGMFRRITAAASRLLKGEGGGGQTGTEAGLFYPLEGLNSMVQCLITTHPSLVLLWCQVLLIIDYTNYSWWAEVHQTPKRHSLSCTKLLSPHSSGEGEEDKPETRLAMVNREIVRRGALILFCDYVCQNLHDSEHLTWLIVNHVRDLISLSHEPPVQDFISAVHRNSAASGLFIQAIQSRCDNLSTPTMLKKTLQCLEGIHLSQSGSLLMLYVDKLLSTPFRVLARMVDTLACRRVEMLLAETLQNSIAQLPVEELDRIQEYLQTSGLAQRHQRFYSLLDRFRATVADTSSPTPPVTSHPLDGDPPPAPELVIADKEWYVALVKSQCCLRGDVSLLETTELLTKLPPTDLFNTMSCKDFNLSLLCPCLSMGMQRLARGQGSLLLETALQVTLERLAGVTGSLPSPHQSFLPPAQPPPYWKQLADVYDEPGFYSRVLSLCRALSQYLLNVSQLPSSLHIPSDKEHLITTFTCTATEVVVWRLLQNKLPLSVDLQWALSCLCLALQQPCVWNKLSTQEYTTHTCSLIYCLRLIIVAVAVSPGDQLLHPEKKKTKAERDAEGDEVDSPHADHMCEWQACEIMAELVEGLQSILALGHHRNSAFPAFLTPTLRNIVISLSRLPLVNSYTRVPPLVWKLGWSPQPGGEYGTTLPEIPVDFLQEKDVFREFLYRINTLGWSSRTQFEETWATLLGVLVTQPITMDQEEETQQEEDLERTQLNVLAVQAITSLVLSAMTLPTAGNPAVSCLEQQPRNKSLKALETRFGRKLAVIRGEVEREIQALVSKRDNVHTHHPYHAWDPVPSLSAASAGTLISHEKLLLQINTEREMGNMDYKLGQVSIHSVWLGNNITPLREEEWGEDEEDEADTPAPTSPPLSPINSRKHRAGVDIHSCSQFLLELYSQWLIPGSPSNRRTPTILVSEVVRSLLAVSDLFTERNQFDMMFSTLMELQKLHPPEDEILNQYLVPAICKAAAVLGMDKAIAEPVCRLLETTLRSTHLPSRMGALHGVLYVLECDLLDDTAKQLIPTVSEYLLSNLRAIAHCVNLHNQQHVLVMCAVAFYMMENYPLDVGAEFMAGIIQLCGVMVSASEDSTPSVIYHCVLRGLERLLLSEQLSRVDGEALVKLSVDRVNMPSPHRAMAALGLMLTCMYTAVLASGSDVTGVRGQVDSGSAAAEAMGVTAGHVGFSSGKEKASPATRPAHSDPQAPDSESIIVAMERVSVLFDRIRKGLPSEARVVSRILPQFLDDFFPPQDVMNKVIGEFLSNQQPYPQFMATVVYKVFQTLHATGQSSMVRDWVLLSLSNFTQRTPVAMAMWSLSCFFVSASTSQWISALLPHVISRMGSSEVVDVNLFCLVAMDFYRHQIDEELDRRAFQSVFETVASPGSPYYQLLGCLQSIHQDTSL; encoded by the exons gaaaaaagaacaggctacCACAAAGAAGGATAGGGTCACCCACTGCCTGACAATATGTGAAAACATAGTGGCTCAATCTCTGAG AACATCTCCAGAGTTTCAGAAACTGCTGGGCATCGCCATGGAGATGTTCCTGCTCTGCAGCGATGACAGCGAATCAGATGTCCGGATGGTAGCCGATGAGTGCCTGAACAAAATCATCAAA GCACTGATGGACTCCAACCTACCTAGGCTGCAGCTGGAGCTatacaaagaaattaaaaag AACGGTGCCTCTCGGAGTCTGAGGGCGGCTTTGTGGAGGTTTGCTGAGCTCGCTCACCTCATCAGACCACAGAAATGCAG ACCCTACCTGGTCAACCTGTTGCCATGCCTCAGCCGAATCACCAAGCGACAGGAGGAGACAGTACAGGAGACTCTGGCTGCTGCAATGCCCAAGATCATGGCCGCCTTGGGACACTTCGCCAATGATGGCGAGATCAAG GTGCTGCTGAAGTCATTCGTGGCCAACCTGAAGTCCAGCTCCCCCACCATCAGACGGACAGCAGCCAGCTCAGCCGTCAGCGTGTGCCAACACTCCAGACGCACCAGCTACTTCTACACCTGGCTCCTTAATGTGCTGCTGG GTCTTCTGGTTCCAGTGGATGAGGAGCACCCCAGCCACCTAATTCTGGGTGTGCTGTTAACCCTTCGCTACCTGATgcctctgctgcagcagcaagTCAACACCACCAGCCTCAAAGGAAGCTTTGGAGTCATGAGGAAGGAGGCTGATGTACAGCCAACACCTGAACAACTGCTACAG GTGTACGAGCTGACCTTACACTACACACAGCACTGGGATCACAATGTAGTCACGGCGGCTCTGGAGCTCCTGCAGCAGATGTTCAGGACTCCCCCGCCAGAGCTGCTGCATATGCTCATCACCGCAGGCAGCATCGCACGCGGCACTGTATTCCGCCAGGACACCGAGAGCCGTGCACGCTCCGGTAGCATCCTCGAGCTCATTG GTAAAATGCTCTCTGGGGAGGAGGATGGGTTGGAGGACGACGCTGAGAGAACAGAGGTCACCACTGGTGCCTTCACAG CATCGGTCGTTGGTGCAGAAGGCTCCACGGCGGCCCAGGTTGACATCATCACCGAGCAGCCGCGCTCCTCCCAGCACACCCTGCAGCCTGGCGACTCTGTGGACCTCAGTGCCTCTTCAGAGCAGGGCGGCGGCGGGGGTGGAACATCTGCATCCGATACGCCTGAGTCACCCAACGACAACGAGGAGGAAATGTTGAGTCGGAGCTCCAGCGGCGGGGCCAACATTACTCCAGAGACGGCTGACTACACCACACCAGAGAATGCCACACCGGAGGGAGGACCCTTAGGAGAAGGCGGGACTCTGCTAAGCACTAATGACCGCTCACTTCCACCCAGCGACTCCTCGCAGACCACCACAGAGGGACCAGATTCAGCTGTCACCCCTTCAGATGTAGCAGAACTG GTGCTGGATGGCAGTGAGAGCCAGTACTCTGGGATGCAGATCGGGACGTTACAGGACGAAGAAGACGAAGGAGCAGCACCTGCCTCCCAAGAAGAACCTCCAGAACCCTTCCTGCAGTCAGCGCTGG CTCTGAGCAAGCCTCATCTGTTCGAAGGCCGAGGTCACAACCGGCAGGGTTCAGACAGCAGCGTGGACCGCTTCATACCAAAGGACGAACCCGCTGAACCCGAACCTGACAACAAG CCATCTCGGATAAAGGGTCCGATCGGGCATTATACAGACCAAGGGGCCGAGCCGCTGGTGCACTGTGTACGGCTTCTTGCTGCTTCCTTCTTGCTGACAGGACAAAAAAATG GTCTGACCCCTGATAAGGAGGTGCGAGTGAGCGTGAAGGCTCTGGCACTCAGCTGTGTCGGGGCGGCAGCAGCACTGCATCCTGAAGCCTTCTTTAATTCCCTCTACCTGGAGCCGCTGGACGGCATTCCAGTAGAAG AGCAGCAGTATATCAGTGACATCCTGGGCTTCATTGACCATGGGGACCCCCAGATCAGAGGAGCCACTGCCATCCTCTGTGCAGCCATCATACAAGCTGCACTCACCAAAACACGTTACAACATTCACACCTGGCTGGCCAGTGTGCAGAGtgcaacag GTAACCCCCTGTCCCTGGTGGACTTGGTGCCTTTGCTCCAAAAAACTCTGAAAGATGAATCATCTGTCACCTGTAAGATGGCTTGCTCTGCAGTGAGG CACTGCCTCATGACTGTGTGTAGCAGTACGTTGAGTGAGCTCGGCCTGCAGTTGTTGATAAACCTTCTCGCTTTGAGGGACTCCTCCTATTGGCTTGTTCGCACTGAGCTCTTGGAGACCCTGGCTGAGATGGACTTCCG GTTAGTACATTTCCTCGAGAGGAAAACGGAGACTTTGCACAAAGGGGATCATCACTACACTGGG CGGCTGCAGCTGCAGGACAGAGTCCTGAACGATGTGGTCATCTGTTTGTTGGGAGATGATGACCCCAGAGTCCGGCATGTAGCAGCCTCTGCTGTCAGCAG GCTGGTTCCCAGGTTGTTCTATGACTGTGACCAAGGTCAAGTGGACCCAGTAGTGGCAATCGCCCGAGACCAGAGTTCAGTCTATTTGCAGTTGCTGATGCATGAGACACAACCCCCCTCCCAGTTCACAGTTAGTACAATCACAAG GACATACAGAGGCTACAACTTGTCCAACAATGTGTCTGATGTCACAATCGAGAACAATTTGTCCAGAGTCGTTACTGCTGTCTCCCATGCTTTCACCTCCTCTACCTCCAGAGCCCTGACG TTCGGCTGCTGTGAGGCCTTGTGCCTCCTGGCTTCAAATTTTCCCGTGTGCAATTGGAGCACAGGCTGGCACTGTGGCTATGTTAGCTCCAGTAGCAGCTTTTCTTCCCGCTCTAGTCTCAACCGCAGCAGGGGCAGGGCCCTCAG TGTGTCACAGCCCAGCAGTGCTCCAGCCTCTTCAACCACCTCCTCGTCTGCACCAGAGACTGAGCGGAGGACTCTGACAGTGGGAATGGCTAACATGGTCCTTTCCTTACTCTCCTCCGCCTGGTTTCCACTGGATCTCTCTTCACACCAGGATGCACTTTTGCTCTCTGGCAATTTGATCGCTG CTGTGGCTCCTAAATGCATGCGCAACCCGTGggctggagaggaggaaggcagCAGTGGTAGCACCAACACCAGTGGAGGCCCAAATAAGATGGAGGAACCCTGGGCAGGGCTGTCAGAGCGCTCCCTAGTGGCCATGGTGGAGCAAGTCTTTTCTCACCTACTAAAGATCCTCAACATCTGTGCCCATGTGCTAGAGGACACACCACCTGGACCGGCAGTTAAG GCTACCCTCCCCTCCCTGAGCAACACCCCCTCCCTCAGTCCCATTCGGAGAAAAGGCAAGGAGAAGGATACCACTGAGCCCAGTGCTGCACCTATGAGCCCAAAGAAAAGCAATGAGGTCAACACAG CCAGGCCAGCAGAGAGCACTGGGTCAACAACCGTTAACAAATCTACCACCCTTGGCAACTTCTACCACCTGCCACCCTACCTCAAGCTCTACGATGTCCTCAAAGCTACACATGCCAACTACAAG GTGACGCTGGACCTCCACAGCAACCAGGAGAAGTTTGGAAGTTTCCTGCGTTCCACTCTTGATGTTCTGTCACAGCTCCTGGAGCTGGCCACACTACATGACATCAGCAAG tgtgtggagGAAATCTTGGGCTACCTCAAATCCTGCTTCTCCAGAGAACCAACCATGGCTACTGTGTGTGTACAACAG CTGCTGAAGACCCTGTTTGGCACCAACCTGGCCTCTCAATATGAGGGTTACCTGAGTGGACCAAGCCGTTCCCAGGGCAAGGCTCTCCGTCTTGGCTCGTCCAGCCTGAGACCGGGCCTTTACCACTACTGCTTCATGGCACCGTACACTCACTTCACCCAGGCTCTCGCTGATGCCAGTCTCCGGAACATGGTGCAGGCTGAACAGGAGCAGGACACCTCTGG ATGGTTTGATGTAATGCAAAAGGCTTCGAACCAGCTGAGGTCCAATATTGCAAATGCAACACGGCACAGAGGAGACAAG aaCGCAATCCACAACCACATTCGTCTGTTTGAGCCGCTGGTGATCAAAGCTTTGAAGCAGTACACTACCAGCACCTCTGTGGCCCTGCAGAGACAAGTACTGGACCTGCTCGCCCAACTTGTGCAGCTCAGAGTCAACTACTGCTTGCTGGACTCAGATCAG GTGTTCATAGGCTTTGTCCTGAAGCAGTTTGAGTACATTGAGGTTGGACAGTTCAG AGATTCGGAGGCCATCATTCCCAACATCTTTTTCTTCTTGGTGCTGCTGTCTTATGAGCGTTACCACTCCAAGCAGATAATCAGCATCCCCAAGATCATCCAGCTGTGTGATGGCATCATGGCGAGCGGCAGGAAAGCTGTCACACACG CCATCCCAGCCTTGCAGCCAATTGTCCATGACCTGTTTGTGTTGAGGGGCTCAAACAAAGCAGATGCAGGCAAAGAGTTAGATACCCAGAAAGAAGTGGTGGTGTCCATGCTGCTCAGACTTGTGCAATACCATCAG GTGTTGGAGATGTTCATTCTTGTACTGCAGCAGTGTCACAAAGAGAATGAGGACAAGTGGAAGAGATTGTCCAGACAGATCGCTGACGTCATACTTCCAATGATTGCTAAGCAGCAG ATGCACCTAGACTCTCCAGAGGCGTTGGGAGTGTTGAACACTCTCTTTGAGACTGTGGCGCCCTCCTCTCTCCGACCTGTAGACATGCTGCTCAAGAGTATGTTTACCACCCCGGCCACCATG GCATCAGTAGCTACAGTCCAGCTGTGGGTGTCTGGCATCCTGGCGGTGCTCAGGGTACTCGTCTCCCAGTCCACTGAGGACATTGTCCTGTCGCGGGTCCATGAGCTGTCCCTCACCCCACATCTCCTCTCCTGCCATACAATCCGTCGCCTGCATCAGCAGAGCCCATCCCCAAGTGACCCTCCCCCTGCTGACACTCTAGGTAACCAGGAACCTAATGGTGAGGCCCAAAAAGCCCTGCCTGAGGAAACCTTTGCCAG gttcctgctgcagctggtagGAGTGTTGCTGGATGACATTTCCTCCAGACAGGTTAAAGTGGACATTACAGAGCAGCAACACACCTTTTACTGCCAGCAGCTGGGCACACTGCTCATGTGCCTCATACATGTCTTCAAAAGTG GAATGTTTCGCAGGATCACAGCTGCAGCTAGCCGTCTCCTGAAGGGCGAGGGTGGAGGTGGACAGACAGGCACTGAGGCTGGCCTGTTTTACCCCTTGGAAGGCCTGAACAGCATGGTGCAGTGTCTGATCACCACCCACCCCTCCCTGGTGTTGCTGTGGTGCCAGGTCCTCCTCATCATCGACTACACCAACTACTCTTGGTGGGCTGAGGTGCACCAGACACCCAA GAGACATAGCCTCTCTTGCACAAAGCTGTTGAGCCCTCACTCCTCTGGGGAAGGAGAAGAGGACAAGCCTGAGACTCGGTTAGCCATGGTCAACCGAGAGATCGTACGCAGGGGGGCCCTCATCCTTTTCTGTGACTATGTG TGTCAGAACCTTCATGACTCAGAGCATCTGACCTGGCTGATAGTCAACCATGTGCGTGACCTCATCAGCCTGTCCCATGAGCCTCCAGTGCAGGATTTCATCAGCGCTGTGCACCGCAACTCAGCTGCCAGTGGTCTCTTTATCCAGGCCATCCAGTCCCGCTGTGACAACCTCAGCACT CCTACCATGTTGAAGAAGACACTGCAGTGTTTGGAAGGCATCCACCTGAGTCAGTCCGGCTCCCTGCTGATGCTGTATGTGGACAAGCTGCTCAGTACACCCTTCAGGGTTCTGGCCCGCATGGTCGACACACTGGCGTGTCGCAGGGTAGAGATGCTACTGGCTGAGACACTACAG AACAGTATAGCTCAGCTGCCTGTGGAGGAACTGGACAGGATACAGGAATACCTTCAGACCAGTGGCCTGGCTCAGAG GCATCAGAGGTTCTACTCCCTGCTGGACAGGTTCAGAGCCACTGTTGCGGACACCAGCAGCCCCACACCTCCTGTGACATCACACCCCTTGGATGGGGATCCACCACCAGCCCCTGAGCTCGTCATTGCAGATAAG gaGTGGTACGTGGCTCTGGTGAAGTCTCAGTGTTGTCTTCGTGGAGATGTTTCGCTGCTGGAGACAACAGAACTCCTCACCAAACTTCCTCCCACTGATCTCTTTAACACCATGAGCTGCAAG GACTTCAACCTAAGCCTGCTGTGTCCATGCCTAAGTATGGGGATGCAGCGGTTAGCACGGGGTCAGGGGTCACTCTTGTTGGAGACAGCCTTGCAGGTGACCCTAGAACGGCTTGCGGGAGTCACCGGCTCCCTCCCTTCCCCACACCAGTCCTTCCTGCCACCCGCCCAGCCACCGCCATATTGGAAGCAACTAGCTGACGTGTATG ATGAGCCAGGTTTCTACTCCAGGGTTCTGTCGCTCTGCAGAGCTCTGTCCCAGTACCTGCTGAATGTGAGCCAGCTGCCTTCCTCACTACATATTCCCTCTGACAAGGAGCACCTCATCACCACTTTCACTTGTACTGCAACTGAG gTGGTGGTGTGGCGTCTCCTCCAGAACAAGTTGCCCCTGAGTGTGGACCTGCAATGGGCTctgtcctgtctgtgtctggCCCTGCAGCAGCCCTGCGTCTGGAACAAGCTCTCCACCCAAGAGTACACCACACACACCTGCTCCCTTATCTACTGCCTACGCCTCATCATTGTTGCAG TGGCTGTGAGTCCTGGTGACCAGCTTCTGCATccagagaagaaaaagacaaaggcaGAAAGAGACGCTGAAGGAGATGAAGTGGACTCGCCGCATGCTGACC ACATGTGCGAGTGGCAAGCATGTGAGATCATGGCAGAGCTTGTGGAAGGCCTGCAGAGCATCCTTGCCCTGGGTCACCATAGAAACAGTGCATTCCCTGCTTTCCTCACACCAACCTTGCGCAACATTGTCATCAGTCTGTCCCGACTGCCTCTGGTCAACAGCTACACCCGAGTACCTCCACTG GTTTGGAAACTGGGCTGGTCCCCTCAGCCAGGAGGAGAGTACGGCACAACGCTGCCCGAGATCCCTGTGGACTTCCTGCAGGAAAAGGATGTCTTCAGAGAGTTCCTCTATCGCATCAACACACTGG GCTGGAGCAGCAGGACTCAGTTTGAGGAGACCTGGGCCACACTGTTGGGGGTGCTGGTCACCCAACCCATCACTATGgaccaggaggaggagacacagCAGGAG GAGGACTTGGAGCGTACCCAGTTGAATGTGTTAGCAGTGCAGGCCATCACCAGCCTGGTGCTGAGTGCCATGACCCTGCCCACTGCTGGCAACCCTGCAGTCAGCTGTCTGGAACAGCAGCCCCGCAACAAGAGCCTCAAAGCCCTGGAAACACG GTTTGGAAGGAAACTTGCAGTGATCAGGGgcgaggtggagagagagattCAGGCTCTTGTGTCGAAGAGAGACAATGTCCACACACACCACCCGTACCACGCCTGGGACCCTGTACCCTCGTTGTCGGCAGCCTCAGCTG GCACGCTGATCAGCCATGAGAAGCTGCTGCTtcagatcaacacagagagggagatgggCAACATGGACTACAAACTGGGACAG GTCTCCATCCACTCAGTGTGGCTAGGTAACAACATCACCCCACTGAGAGAAGAAGAATGGGgtgaagatgaagaagatgaagCAGACACTCCAGCCCCCACCTCTCCACCCTTATCTCCCATCAACTCAAG gAAGCATCGTGCAGGTGTGGACATTCACTCATGTTCCCAGTTTCTTCTGGAGCTCTACAGCCAGTGGCTGATCCCTGGCTCCCCGAGTAACAGGAGGACCCCGACCATACTTGTCAGTGAAGTGGTCCGATCG CTGCTGGCAGTGTCGGACCTCTTCACAGAAAGGAACCAGTTTGACATGATGTTCTCCACCCTGATGGAACTGCAGAAGCTCCACCCGCCAGAGGACGAGATCCTCAATCAGTACCTGGTGCCTGCCATCTGCAAAGCTGCTGCTGTACTGGGCATG GACAAAGCGATAGCGGAGCCTGTGTGTCGCCTGCTGGAGACGACCCTGCGCAGCACACACCTGCCCAGCCGCATGGGGGCTCTGCATGGAGTGCTGTATGTGTTGGAGTGTGACCTGCTGGACGACACAGCCAAACAGCTCATCCCCACTGTCTCTGAGTACCTGCTGTCCAACCTCAGGGCTATTGCTCA ctgtgtgaacCTGCATAACCAGCAGCATGTGTTGGTGATGTGCGCAGTGGCCTTCTACATGATGGAGAACTATCCTCTGGATGTAGGAGCTGAGTTTATGGCTGGAATTATACAG CTGTGTGGCGTGATGGTGTCGGCCAGCGAGGACTCCACTCCCTCCGTCATCTATCACTGCGTGCTGCGCGGTCTGGAGCGCCTCCTGTTGTCAGAGCAGTTGTCACGTGTGGACGGAGAAGCGCTGGTCAAACTCAGCGTGGACAGAGTCAACATGCCGTCGCCACACAGAGCCATGGCCGCCCTGGGCCTCATGCTCACCTGCATGTACACTG CGGTGCTTGCGTCGGGTTCCGACGTGACAGGGGTTAGAGGTCAGGTTGACTCTGGCTCTGCCGCAGCAGAGGCGATGGGCGTCACGGCAGGTCATGTTGGTTTCTCCTCAGGCAAGGAGAAAGCCAGCCCTGCCACTCGCCCCGCCCACTCTGACCCTCAGGCTCCAGACAGCGAGTCGATCATTGTTGCCATGGAGAGGGTCTCTGTGCTCTTtgacag